Genomic DNA from Deltaproteobacteria bacterium:
GCAAGTTCCCGAAGACCACGCTCGTCGGCCTGCAGGCGGGGACGCAGGCCGCGACGCTCGTCGGCGGCAAGTGCCTCGCCGCGGTCCTCGGCAAGGGAATCGACGGGCTCGCCGCCGAGCTCGCCGAGTACGGCGTCGACGTCGTCGGCGTCGAGGGCGACGCCTACGAGCACTACCTGGCCGATGCCTACACGGCCGCCGTCGCCGAGATCGTCGCGCGGAAGGACGTCGAGATGGTGGTCGGCGCCGCCACCGCCGTCGGCAAGGATCTCCTGCCGCGGGTGGCCGCCCGGCTCGGCGCCGGCATGGCCTCCGACGTCACGGCGATCGTCGACGCGCACACCTTCAAGCGGCCGATGTACGCCGGCAACGCGATCGCGACGGTCCAGGTCGAGGCTTCGCCCCGCGTCGTCTCGGTGCGGACGACGGCCTTCGACGCCGCGTCGAAGGGCGGCCAGAAGGGGACCGTCGAGAAGCTCGCGATCACGCCGGATGCCGCGCACGCGCAAGCCAAGTTCGTCGCGTTCGCGGAGACCAAGTCGGACCGCCCGGTCCTCACGGAGGCGAGAATCGTCTGCTCGGGCGGCCGCGGGCTCAAGAACGGC
This window encodes:
- a CDS encoding electron transfer flavoprotein subunit alpha/FixB family protein, with the protein product MGNVLVVAEHLHGKFPKTTLVGLQAGTQAATLVGGKCLAAVLGKGIDGLAAELAEYGVDVVGVEGDAYEHYLADAYTAAVAEIVARKDVEMVVGAATAVGKDLLPRVAARLGAGMASDVTAIVDAHTFKRPMYAGNAIATVQVEASPRVVSVRTTAFDAASKGGQKGTVEKLAITPDAAHAQAKFVAFAETKSDRPVLTEARIVCSGGRGLKNGENFTIYLEPLCDALGAAMGASRAAVDAGFVPNDLQVGQTGKVVAPALYIAVGISGAIQHLAGMKDSKVIVAINKDEEAPIFQIADYGLVADLFKAVPELTEEVKKLKGA